A single window of Candidatus Binataceae bacterium DNA harbors:
- the serS gene encoding serine--tRNA ligase yields MLDIKLIREQTAWVKAELGRAGVPEGDVDTVLEADVARRLAQKELDDLRAHRSSRSKELGALPAAQREKLRGEMREVGDRIAALEQHQAEVEKRFAESMLALRNIPRDYVPTGNSEADNRVIRTEGEPRQFDFKPLPHWELGERLGIIDFERGVKLSGSRFYLLRGPGARLERALISWMLDLKREQGYLEIIPPLMVNTATATSTGHLPKNADTMYRDVEDDFWFIPTAEVPLTSMYRDEILDAGQLPINLTAYTPCFRRERMSAGRDVRGIKRGHQFDKVEMVKLVRPETSDEELKTLVDHAAAVCRGLEIPFRVVQQCTGDLNVASAASYDLELWAPGLGEWLEVSSCSNCTDFQMRRANIRFRPQKGGKTEFVHALNGSGLGLPRTLIAVLENYQQADGSVTIPEVLRPYMGGSATISAG; encoded by the coding sequence ATGCTGGATATCAAGCTGATTCGCGAACAGACCGCCTGGGTCAAGGCGGAACTCGGCCGTGCCGGAGTGCCTGAGGGTGATGTCGACACGGTGCTCGAAGCAGATGTGGCGCGCCGCCTCGCACAAAAGGAACTTGACGACCTACGCGCGCATCGAAGCAGCAGGTCAAAGGAACTCGGTGCCTTGCCGGCCGCGCAGCGCGAAAAGCTTCGCGGCGAAATGCGCGAGGTGGGCGACCGGATTGCCGCGCTGGAGCAGCATCAGGCCGAGGTCGAGAAACGCTTCGCCGAATCGATGCTCGCCTTGCGGAACATCCCGCGCGACTACGTTCCGACCGGCAATAGCGAGGCCGATAACCGCGTGATCCGGACCGAGGGTGAGCCGCGCCAATTCGACTTCAAGCCGCTACCGCATTGGGAGCTCGGTGAACGCCTCGGCATCATCGACTTCGAGCGCGGGGTGAAGCTCTCCGGCTCACGCTTCTACTTGTTGCGCGGGCCTGGCGCGCGGCTCGAGCGCGCGCTCATCTCATGGATGCTCGACCTCAAGCGCGAGCAGGGTTATCTCGAAATCATCCCGCCGCTGATGGTCAACACCGCGACGGCGACCAGCACGGGACATCTGCCAAAGAATGCCGACACGATGTATCGCGACGTCGAAGACGATTTTTGGTTCATCCCGACCGCCGAGGTGCCGCTGACCAGCATGTATCGCGACGAGATTCTCGACGCCGGCCAGCTACCGATCAATCTCACGGCCTATACGCCCTGCTTCCGGCGCGAGCGGATGTCGGCCGGCCGCGACGTGCGCGGTATCAAGCGTGGCCATCAGTTCGACAAGGTCGAGATGGTCAAGCTGGTGCGGCCCGAGACCTCGGATGAGGAATTGAAGACGTTGGTCGATCACGCCGCCGCGGTCTGCCGCGGGCTCGAGATTCCGTTCCGCGTCGTGCAGCAGTGCACCGGCGATCTTAACGTGGCGAGCGCCGCGAGCTACGACCTCGAGCTGTGGGCGCCCGGACTCGGCGAGTGGCTCGAAGTAAGCTCGTGCTCGAACTGCACCGATTTCCAGATGCGACGCGCCAATATCCGCTTCCGGCCGCAGAAAGGCGGCAAGACCGAGTTCGTCCACGCGCTCAACGGCTCGGGGCTGGGATTGCCGCGGACGCTAATCGCGGTGCTCGAGAATTATCAGCAGGCCGACGGCAGTGTCACGATTCCCGAGGTGCTGCGTCCGTATATGGGTGGGTCAGCGACGATTTCGGCGGGTTGA
- the pstB gene encoding phosphate ABC transporter ATP-binding protein PstB gives MADKLEARRLSAWFGKTRALHEISLGVAANRITAIIGPSGCGKSTLVRCFNRMHEVIPGATAEGEVLLDGKNIYDAPIDPVRVRRRIGMVFQRPTPFPTMSVAENVAAGLTLNGAAPSRAERDRIVEQSLRLAALWDEVKDRLRRPGTSLSGGQQQRLCVARALAVEPEVLLMDEPCSALDPISTARIEELLLELKENYTIAIVTHNMQQAARTADFTAFLYAGDLIEFGETKQIFTNPSKRETEDYITGRFG, from the coding sequence ATGGCGGATAAACTGGAAGCCCGGCGGCTTAGCGCCTGGTTCGGCAAGACGCGCGCGCTGCACGAGATTAGTCTCGGCGTCGCGGCGAATCGGATCACGGCGATCATCGGTCCGTCGGGCTGCGGCAAGTCAACGCTGGTGCGTTGTTTCAATCGTATGCACGAGGTCATACCCGGCGCGACGGCCGAGGGTGAGGTGCTGCTGGACGGCAAGAATATCTACGATGCCCCGATTGATCCGGTAAGGGTGCGGCGGCGGATCGGAATGGTCTTTCAAAGGCCGACGCCGTTCCCGACGATGTCGGTCGCCGAGAATGTCGCCGCCGGGTTGACCCTCAATGGCGCCGCGCCCTCGCGCGCCGAGCGCGATCGCATCGTCGAGCAAAGTTTGCGGCTGGCGGCCTTGTGGGATGAGGTCAAAGATCGCCTGCGACGACCCGGCACCAGCCTGTCAGGCGGTCAGCAGCAGCGGTTGTGTGTGGCGCGCGCCCTGGCAGTCGAGCCGGAGGTGCTGCTGATGGACGAGCCATGCTCGGCGCTCGACCCGATCTCGACGGCGCGGATCGAAGAGCTGCTGCTCGAACTGAAGGAGAATTATACGATCGCGATTGTGACGCATAATATGCAGCAGGCGGCCCGCACCGCGGACTTCACCGCGTTCTTGTATGCGGGCGATCTGATCGAGTTCGGCGAGACCAAGCAAATTTTTACTAATCCGTCGAAGCGCGAAACTGAGGACTACATCACCGGCAGATTCGGCTAA
- the phoU gene encoding phosphate signaling complex protein PhoU, producing MDTVQPQHTNRQYEVELRELRAGLIKMGGLVESQIAEAIEALTERDTAQAHATIARDAEVNRMDVENDERSIRLLALHQPAASDLRFITTSLKITTDLERIGDNAVNICERALELSGLPQIKPYIDIPRMAAIAQSMVRDSVDAFMRDDPNLAEDVISRDDEVDALNYQIYRELLSYMAEDPTIIGHATQVLFVSKNLERVADHATNIAEMVVYMVKGRTIRHMEKKQP from the coding sequence ATGGACACGGTTCAGCCCCAGCACACTAATCGCCAGTACGAAGTCGAGTTGCGCGAGCTGCGAGCCGGTCTGATCAAGATGGGCGGTCTGGTTGAGAGCCAGATCGCCGAGGCGATCGAAGCCCTGACCGAGCGCGATACTGCGCAGGCGCACGCGACGATTGCTCGCGACGCCGAGGTCAACCGCATGGACGTCGAGAACGATGAGCGCTCGATTCGCCTGCTCGCACTGCATCAGCCGGCGGCGAGCGACCTGCGCTTCATCACGACCAGCCTCAAGATCACCACGGATCTGGAAAGGATCGGCGACAACGCCGTCAATATCTGCGAGCGCGCGCTTGAGTTGAGCGGGCTGCCTCAGATCAAACCTTATATCGACATTCCGCGCATGGCTGCGATTGCGCAATCGATGGTCAGGGATAGCGTTGACGCCTTCATGCGCGACGATCCCAACCTGGCCGAAGACGTGATCAGCCGCGACGACGAAGTGGACGCGCTCAATTATCAGATTTACCGCGAGCTGCTGAGCTACATGGCGGAGGATCCGACGATCATCGGGCACGCCACGCAGGTGTTGTTTGTGTCGAAGAACCTTGAACGCGTCGCGGATCACGCGACCAATATCGCGGAGATGGTGGTCTATATGGTGAAAGGGCGGACGATCCGGCACATGGAAAAGAAGCAGCCATGA
- a CDS encoding response regulator, with protein sequence MMNQTAEATRERIRQKILVVEDEADIRELLCYSLTQEGYAVEEAADGAEALERVNRRAPDLAMLDLMLPRMSGLEVCRRLRANPETARLPVIMVTAKGAEVDRILGLEMGADDYVVKPFSPREVVARVKALLRRANAELEPRAAGSYEKGRLRVDFGTYEVFVEDVKHDLALREFELLRFFVQHPLRVYSREQLLDLVWGRDTFVEPRTVDVHVRRLRQQIERDDANPELILTVRSVGYRFNPEPLG encoded by the coding sequence ATGATGAATCAAACAGCCGAAGCGACGCGGGAACGGATTCGCCAGAAAATCCTGGTGGTCGAGGATGAGGCCGACATCCGCGAACTGCTCTGCTACAGCCTCACGCAAGAGGGTTACGCAGTCGAGGAAGCCGCCGACGGCGCCGAGGCGCTTGAGCGCGTGAACCGGCGCGCGCCGGACCTCGCGATGCTCGATTTGATGCTGCCGCGCATGTCGGGGCTCGAGGTCTGCCGGCGCCTGCGCGCCAATCCCGAAACCGCGCGTCTGCCGGTGATCATGGTGACGGCGAAGGGCGCTGAGGTCGATCGCATCCTGGGGCTCGAAATGGGCGCGGACGATTACGTCGTCAAGCCCTTCAGCCCGCGCGAAGTGGTCGCCCGCGTCAAGGCTCTACTGCGGCGCGCCAACGCAGAGCTCGAGCCGCGCGCCGCGGGGAGCTACGAAAAAGGACGACTGCGGGTGGACTTCGGCACCTATGAAGTTTTTGTCGAAGACGTTAAGCATGATCTCGCCTTGCGCGAGTTCGAGCTGCTGCGCTTTTTCGTCCAGCACCCGCTGCGCGTTTACAGCCGCGAGCAATTGCTCGACCTGGTGTGGGGCCGCGACACCTTTGTCGAGCCGCGCACCGTCGACGTCCATGTACGCCGCCTCCGTCAGCAGATCGAGCGCGACGACGCCAACCCCGAACTCATTCTGACAGTGCGCAGCGTCGGCTATCGGTTCAATCCGGAACCGCTTGGCTAG
- a CDS encoding ATP-binding protein, producing MARSFTARLAAATFLGFLPAAALLLVLAARGVVAPLWVGLALALSLLTGGAAVAALARGRQRRDERLAAVADALMRHKPPFHLITRRRDAPPDPVESRLLDAAAAIAAELAVLAGQREEFEAILRSMSEAVVVTGRRGDVVLLNGAAHRMFALAPDANYLARDFVELCRDPRLQEFVARATAADATELIAGEVQIQLPAPRALEVSAAPVRQNPSAAAWVFVFHDISRLKSYETMRSDFIANLTHELRTPLTALYGYAETLQKGVDDPPTARRFLGIIARQTRRLARLIDDLVSLSDLERGFTPLKFERVAPMRVIEEAVELMLEQARERGVALAVKPEAAEAELTADRDRLHQVLINLIDNALKYTPRGGSVTVQAHAVEDIGVNIAGHNPLGGIAFSVADTGEGIPAAHIPRLTERFYRVDRARSRELGGTGLGLAIVKHIVQMHRGNLKIESRVREGTTVTVFLPSAPPRN from the coding sequence TTGGCTAGATCGTTCACGGCCCGGCTAGCGGCCGCGACCTTTCTCGGATTCCTTCCGGCGGCCGCGCTCCTCCTGGTGCTCGCCGCACGTGGTGTGGTGGCGCCGCTTTGGGTTGGGCTGGCGCTCGCGCTGAGCCTGCTTACTGGAGGAGCCGCAGTGGCGGCCTTGGCGCGCGGCCGGCAGCGGCGTGATGAGCGCCTGGCCGCGGTGGCCGACGCCCTGATGCGGCACAAGCCGCCGTTTCATCTGATTACGCGCCGCCGCGACGCACCGCCAGATCCGGTGGAGAGCCGCCTGCTCGACGCCGCCGCCGCGATCGCGGCCGAACTCGCCGTCCTGGCCGGCCAGCGCGAGGAATTCGAGGCGATTCTGCGCAGTATGTCGGAGGCCGTGGTCGTCACCGGCCGGCGCGGCGACGTCGTCCTGCTCAATGGCGCTGCCCATCGGATGTTTGCGCTGGCGCCTGACGCCAACTACCTCGCGCGCGATTTCGTTGAACTGTGCCGCGATCCGCGCCTGCAGGAGTTCGTCGCCCGCGCCACCGCCGCCGACGCCACCGAGCTGATTGCCGGCGAGGTGCAGATTCAGTTACCCGCGCCCCGCGCGCTCGAGGTCAGCGCCGCGCCGGTGCGTCAGAATCCGTCGGCTGCCGCCTGGGTCTTCGTCTTTCACGACATCTCACGGCTCAAGTCCTACGAAACCATGCGCAGCGACTTTATCGCCAACCTGACGCACGAATTGCGCACGCCGCTGACGGCGCTGTACGGCTACGCCGAGACCCTGCAAAAGGGCGTCGATGATCCGCCCACCGCCCGCCGTTTCCTCGGGATCATCGCGCGCCAGACACGCCGTCTCGCGCGGCTCATCGACGACCTCGTCTCGCTCTCCGACCTCGAGCGCGGCTTTACTCCGCTCAAGTTCGAGCGGGTCGCGCCAATGAGGGTGATCGAGGAGGCCGTCGAGCTGATGCTCGAGCAGGCCCGCGAGCGCGGGGTCGCGCTCGCCGTCAAGCCGGAAGCCGCTGAGGCGGAGCTCACCGCGGACCGCGATCGCCTGCATCAGGTGCTGATCAATTTGATCGATAACGCGCTCAAATACACGCCGCGCGGCGGAAGCGTGACCGTGCAGGCGCACGCCGTCGAAGACATTGGGGTCAACATCGCGGGTCACAACCCGTTGGGTGGCATCGCTTTCAGCGTGGCGGATACGGGCGAGGGGATCCCAGCGGCGCATATCCCGCGGCTCACGGAACGCTTCTATCGGGTCGATCGCGCCCGCTCGCGTGAACTCGGCGGCACCGGGTTAGGCCTTGCGATCGTCAAGCATATCGTGCAGATGCATCGCGGCAACCTGAAGATTGAAAGCCGCGTGCGCGAAGGCACCACCGTAACGGTCTTCCTGCCCTCGGCGCCGCCGCGAAATTAA
- the kdpF gene encoding K(+)-transporting ATPase subunit F: MSPWELVMGSLMAVGLTTYLVYAMLRPEKF, from the coding sequence ATGAGCCCGTGGGAATTGGTGATGGGCTCGCTCATGGCGGTGGGGCTGACGACCTACCTGGTCTACGCAATGTTGCGCCCGGAAAAGTTCTAG
- the kdpA gene encoding potassium-transporting ATPase subunit KdpA, with product MLNAIIQVGLFFVLVTVISVPLGLYMARVFAGERTLLDPVLRPVERLICRLCSVQPATEQTWVEYAVAMLLFSAAGMILLYAMERLQQFLPLNPAGLGAVAPDLAFNTAASFTTNTNWQAYGGESTMSYFTQMAGLAFHNFVSAAAGIAVAIAVIRGFVRRSSKTIGNFWVDLVRATLWVLLPISLLGTLVLVWQGVPDNFSSYTHVKTVEGAEQVIAQGPVASQEVIKELGTNGGGFFNANSAHPYENPTPLTNLLEMLAILAISAGLTHTFGQMAGDRRQGWALFGAMALLFLMGAAVAIRSEQHGNPQFAAMGIHQAASATQSGGNMEGKETRFGIVNSALWATITTDTSCGAVNAMHDSFTPLGGLIPLIDMQIGEIIFGGVGSGLYGMLIMAVLAVFIAGLMVGRTPEYLGKKIEGREMKLAMLFILIFPTVILLPAAIAVVIKPGLAGISNPGPHGFSQILYAFTEASANNGSAFGGLNANAPFYNVTLAVVMLFGRFMMKVPALALAGSLVVKKTVPPSAGTFPTNGAIFVVLLVGVILIVAALTFFPADALGPIVEHLVMRAGKLY from the coding sequence ATGCTAAACGCCATCATTCAAGTTGGACTATTTTTCGTTCTCGTGACTGTGATCAGCGTGCCGTTGGGACTCTACATGGCGCGAGTTTTTGCGGGCGAACGGACGCTGCTCGATCCCGTGCTGAGGCCGGTCGAGCGCTTGATCTGTCGACTGTGCAGTGTGCAGCCCGCGACCGAGCAGACTTGGGTCGAGTATGCGGTCGCGATGCTGCTGTTCAGCGCGGCTGGCATGATTCTGCTCTACGCGATGGAACGGTTGCAGCAATTTCTCCCGTTGAATCCCGCCGGGTTAGGGGCGGTCGCGCCGGACCTCGCTTTCAACACCGCAGCGAGCTTCACGACCAATACCAACTGGCAGGCCTACGGTGGCGAATCGACCATGAGCTACTTCACGCAAATGGCCGGGCTCGCCTTTCACAACTTCGTCTCGGCCGCCGCGGGTATCGCCGTCGCGATCGCGGTTATCCGCGGCTTCGTGCGCCGCAGCAGTAAGACGATCGGGAATTTCTGGGTCGATCTCGTGCGCGCGACCCTGTGGGTGCTGCTGCCGATCAGTCTCCTCGGCACGCTGGTGCTCGTATGGCAGGGCGTGCCGGACAACTTCAGCTCCTACACGCACGTGAAAACCGTTGAAGGGGCCGAGCAGGTAATTGCGCAAGGTCCCGTCGCGTCACAGGAAGTGATCAAGGAGCTCGGCACCAACGGCGGCGGCTTTTTTAACGCCAACTCGGCCCATCCGTACGAGAATCCGACGCCGCTGACCAACTTGCTCGAGATGCTTGCGATCTTAGCGATCAGCGCCGGCCTCACTCACACCTTCGGCCAGATGGCCGGCGACCGCCGTCAGGGCTGGGCGTTGTTCGGCGCGATGGCGCTTCTGTTCCTGATGGGCGCCGCGGTCGCCATTCGCAGCGAGCAGCACGGCAATCCGCAATTCGCCGCGATGGGCATACATCAGGCCGCCAGCGCGACGCAAAGCGGCGGCAACATGGAAGGTAAGGAGACCCGCTTCGGCATCGTCAATTCAGCGCTCTGGGCGACCATCACGACCGATACGTCATGCGGCGCGGTCAATGCGATGCATGACAGCTTCACGCCGCTCGGTGGCCTGATTCCGCTGATCGATATGCAGATCGGCGAAATCATCTTTGGCGGCGTCGGCTCGGGGCTCTATGGGATGCTGATCATGGCCGTGCTCGCAGTTTTCATCGCGGGCCTGATGGTCGGTCGCACGCCGGAATATCTCGGCAAGAAAATCGAGGGACGCGAGATGAAACTCGCGATGCTCTTCATCCTGATTTTTCCGACAGTAATTCTCTTGCCGGCTGCGATCGCAGTAGTTATCAAGCCCGGACTCGCCGGCATTTCGAATCCCGGCCCGCACGGCTTTTCGCAGATTCTCTATGCCTTCACTGAGGCCTCGGCGAACAACGGCTCGGCCTTCGGCGGACTCAACGCGAACGCACCGTTCTACAACGTGACGCTCGCGGTGGTGATGCTCTTCGGCCGCTTCATGATGAAAGTGCCCGCGCTGGCGCTGGCCGGATCGTTGGTGGTCAAAAAAACCGTGCCGCCGAGCGCCGGAACCTTTCCCACCAATGGCGCGATCTTCGTGGTGCTGCTGGTCGGCGTCATTCTGATTGTCGCCGCGCTGACGTTTTTTCCTGCCGACGCGCTCGGACCAATCGTCGAGCATCTCGTGATGCGCGCCGGCAAGCTCTACTAG
- the kdpB gene encoding potassium-transporting ATPase subunit KdpB — protein MADRKATPLWQGEIVRGAMRDSIRKFDPRIQARNPVMFVVEVTALAVTFILARDFFMGRNTLALFELQIALWLWFTVGFANFAEAMAEGRGKAQADNLRKTRTETQARQIKDDREIIVPAPSLRRDDVVLVKAGEVIPGDGEVIEGVAAVNEAAITGESAPVIRESGGDRSAVTGGTTVISDWIKVRVTANPGETFLDRMIALVEGAARQKTPNEIALSILLAGLTIIFMLVCVSLYPFALFGGTTLTLPMLVALLVCLIPTTIGGLLSAIGIAGMDRLVQHNVLAMSGRAVEAAGDVDTLLLDKTGTITLGDRMATEFLPVGGLSAADLADAAQLASLADETPEGRSIVVLAKREYNLRGRELADAGAEFIAFSAQTRMSGVDIGGRKIRKGAAAQITRFVQDNHGLVPEELAEIVERIAKGGGTPLVVADSARVLGVIHLKDIIKEGIKERFARLRAMGMRTVMITGDNPLTAAAIAREAGVDDFRAEATPETKLKLIRDEQADGKLVAMIGDGTNDAPALAQADVGIAMNAGTQAAREAGNMIDLDSNPTKIMEVVEIGKQLLITRGALTTFSIANDVAKYFAIIPAMFVIGYPELQSLNIMHLATPQSAILSAVIFNALIIVALIPLALRGVKYRPVGAASILTRNLLIYGMGGVIVPFIGIKVIDLAIAALHLA, from the coding sequence ATGGCTGATCGCAAGGCAACCCCGCTGTGGCAAGGCGAAATCGTTCGCGGCGCGATGCGGGACTCCATCCGCAAGTTCGATCCGCGCATCCAGGCGCGCAACCCGGTGATGTTCGTGGTCGAAGTTACGGCGCTCGCCGTGACCTTTATCCTGGCGCGCGATTTTTTCATGGGACGCAACACGCTCGCGCTCTTCGAGCTGCAAATCGCGCTGTGGCTGTGGTTTACCGTCGGATTCGCCAACTTCGCCGAGGCGATGGCGGAGGGGCGCGGCAAAGCCCAAGCCGACAACCTGCGCAAAACCCGTACGGAAACTCAGGCGCGGCAGATCAAAGACGACCGTGAAATCATAGTGCCGGCGCCCTCGCTGCGGCGCGACGATGTCGTCCTGGTCAAGGCGGGCGAAGTGATCCCCGGTGACGGCGAGGTCATCGAGGGCGTCGCCGCGGTCAACGAGGCGGCGATCACCGGCGAGTCGGCCCCGGTAATTCGCGAGAGCGGCGGCGATCGCAGCGCGGTCACCGGCGGCACCACCGTCATCTCGGACTGGATCAAGGTACGGGTCACCGCCAATCCGGGCGAGACCTTTCTCGATCGCATGATCGCGCTTGTCGAGGGCGCGGCGCGGCAAAAAACCCCCAACGAGATTGCACTGAGCATCCTGCTCGCCGGCCTGACGATCATCTTCATGCTGGTCTGCGTGAGCCTCTATCCGTTCGCGCTTTTCGGCGGCACGACCTTGACGCTGCCGATGCTGGTGGCCTTGCTGGTCTGTCTGATTCCAACCACGATCGGCGGCCTGCTCTCGGCGATCGGGATCGCCGGCATGGACCGGCTGGTGCAGCACAACGTACTCGCGATGTCCGGCCGCGCGGTCGAGGCCGCCGGTGACGTCGATACCTTGCTGCTCGACAAGACCGGCACGATTACCCTGGGTGATCGGATGGCCACCGAGTTTCTTCCCGTCGGCGGTTTGAGCGCGGCTGACCTCGCCGACGCGGCGCAGCTCGCGTCGCTGGCCGACGAGACCCCAGAAGGGCGCTCGATCGTGGTGCTGGCCAAGCGCGAATATAATCTGCGCGGCCGCGAGCTGGCGGACGCCGGCGCGGAATTCATCGCGTTTTCGGCGCAGACCCGCATGAGCGGCGTCGATATCGGGGGGCGCAAAATTCGCAAGGGTGCCGCCGCGCAAATCACCAGGTTCGTCCAAGACAATCACGGCCTGGTGCCGGAAGAGCTCGCCGAGATTGTCGAGCGTATCGCCAAGGGCGGCGGCACGCCGCTGGTGGTCGCCGACAGCGCGCGCGTGCTCGGCGTGATCCATTTGAAGGACATCATCAAAGAGGGCATCAAGGAGCGCTTCGCCCGGCTGCGCGCGATGGGTATGCGGACCGTGATGATCACCGGCGACAATCCGTTGACCGCCGCCGCGATCGCGCGCGAGGCCGGCGTCGACGACTTCCGCGCCGAGGCCACGCCCGAAACCAAGCTCAAGCTGATTCGCGACGAGCAGGCGGACGGCAAGCTGGTCGCGATGATCGGCGACGGCACCAACGATGCACCCGCGCTCGCGCAGGCCGACGTAGGCATCGCCATGAACGCCGGCACGCAGGCGGCGCGCGAAGCCGGCAATATGATCGATTTGGATTCGAATCCGACCAAAATTATGGAGGTCGTCGAGATCGGCAAGCAACTCCTGATCACCCGCGGCGCGTTGACTACTTTCTCCATCGCCAATGACGTCGCCAAATACTTCGCGATTATTCCCGCCATGTTCGTCATCGGCTATCCCGAGTTGCAGTCGCTCAACATCATGCATCTGGCGACGCCGCAGAGCGCGATCCTCTCCGCAGTAATTTTCAACGCGCTGATTATCGTGGCGCTGATTCCGCTGGCGCTGCGCGGAGTGAAGTACCGCCCAGTTGGTGCAGCCTCGATTCTGACGCGCAATCTGCTGATCTACGGGATGGGCGGAGTGATCGTCCCGTTCATCGGGATTAAGGTTATCGATCTCGCGATCGCCGCGCTCCATCTGGCCTAA
- the kdpC gene encoding potassium-transporting ATPase subunit KdpC codes for MRLWTALKMTLVLTVLTGIIYPVAMAGIANLVFPYQAQGSLLSRNGKIVGSALIGQNFSAPRYFQSRPSAAGAKGYDASNSSGSNLGPTNKALIDAVRQRLKAVTENNPGVTAAQVPIDLVTASGSGLDFEISPAAADLQVERVAKARGLDEAAVRKLVADHTRGRWAGILGEPGVNVLALNLALERLTPGSPPSGAGRN; via the coding sequence ATGCGCCTCTGGACTGCGCTCAAGATGACGTTAGTGCTGACCGTGCTTACGGGTATAATCTATCCCGTCGCGATGGCCGGCATAGCCAATCTGGTATTCCCCTATCAGGCTCAGGGTAGCCTGCTGAGCCGCAACGGCAAAATCGTCGGTTCAGCGTTGATCGGGCAGAATTTCAGCGCGCCGCGCTACTTTCAAAGCCGTCCTTCGGCGGCCGGCGCCAAGGGTTACGACGCCTCGAATTCGAGCGGCTCGAACCTGGGTCCGACCAACAAGGCGCTCATCGACGCGGTGCGGCAGCGGCTGAAGGCTGTGACCGAGAACAATCCGGGCGTTACCGCGGCCCAAGTGCCGATCGATCTGGTAACTGCTTCCGGCAGCGGGCTCGATTTCGAGATCAGTCCCGCCGCCGCCGATCTTCAGGTTGAACGGGTGGCCAAGGCGCGCGGGCTGGATGAGGCCGCGGTGCGGAAGCTCGTCGCGGATCACACGCGGGGACGCTGGGCGGGAATCCTCGGCGAGCCGGGCGTCAACGTCTTGGCCCTCAACCTCGCGCTCGAGCGCCTGACGCCGGGATCGCCACCGAGCGGCGCGGGGCGGAATTGA